The Mastomys coucha isolate ucsf_1 unplaced genomic scaffold, UCSF_Mcou_1 pScaffold11, whole genome shotgun sequence genome includes a window with the following:
- the LOC116082680 gene encoding submandibular gland protein C-like, translating into MKLILLYLAVVLCTVCKARIFRHTAGIHASTSAGLRLSESDKTSLNAKSSSGSKDNLSDGGKKKMRSGLNLKIGGSAGLQSNLEASGARPPGASGVHGHIRLGTEISRRGGSVSGTTTGSSRPNGSSSNRLSTVQDEEVAASGSHNQNVESSISSAGSASSSAGTTTESSRPNGNPSNRLSMESDDPTVQDEEVAASVSHKQNAESDSPSASSAASNTGVSSVVQPSEKGLKKLIKTLADEFGKIRPDASVSGTTTGSSRPNENPSNRLSMESDDPTVLEKDLAASGSQKHNVESGSSPPSSAASSAGGDFNEVSGPSSSALVSTDSGANGNLVDKQGPGVNGHEGEVESLDTASKSDSGSHNVSSGSGSSLRSNISADVESSDQSETAGLGGSGKVTCPTGKTLSGSPFVA; encoded by the exons ATGAAGCTGATACTTCTGTACCTGGCTGTGGTGCTCTGCACCGTTTGCAAAG CTAGAATTTTCAGACATACAGCTGGCATCCATGCCTCCACAAGTGCTGGATTGAGATTGTCTGAATCTGATAAAACGTCTCTGAATGCCAAGAGTTCTAGTGGGAGCAAAGATAATCTGTCTGACGGAG gtaaaaaaaagatgagaagtgGTCTTAATCTTAAAATTGGTGGCTCTGCAGGACTACAGTCTAATTTAGAGGCTTCTGGTGCACGCCCTCCTGGAGCAA GTGGTGTCCATGGTCACATCAGGTTAGGAACTGAAATCAGCAGACGTGGTGGCAGCGTGTCAG GAACCACAACTGGAAGCAGTAGGCCAAATGGGAGTTCATCAAATAGACTCTCCACAGTCCAGGATGAAGAAGTAGCTGCATCTGGTAGCCATAACCAGAATGTAGAGAGTAGCATTTCATCTGCAGGCTCTGCATCCTCCAGTGCAG GAACCACAACTGAAAGCAGTAGGCCAAATGGGAATCCATCAAATAGACTCTCCATGGAGTCAGATGATCCCACAGTCCAGGATGAAGAAGTAGCTGCATCTGTTAGCCATAAGCAGAATGCAGAAAGTGACAGTCCATCcgcaagctctgcagcctccAATACAGGAG TTTCTTCGGTTGTCCAGCCTTCTGAAAAGGGATTGAAAAAATTGATAAAGACTTTAGCAGATGAATTTGGTAAGATAAGACCTGATGCCAGTGTCTCAG GAACCACAACTGGAAGCAGTAGGCCGAATGAGAATCCATCAAATAGACTCTCCATGGAGTCAGATGATCCTACAGTCCTGGAGAAAGACTTAGCTGCATCTGGTAGCCAAAAGCACAATGTAGAGAGTGGCAGTTCACCCCCAAGCTCTGCAGCCTCCAGTGCAGGAG GTGACTTCAATGAAGTAAGTGGGCCAAGCTCCTCAGCTTTAGTCTCCACAGATTCTGGAGCCAATGGGAATCTGGTTGATAAACAAGGACCTGGGGTTAATGGACATGAGGGGGAGGTTGAAAGCTTGGATACTGCAAGTAAGAGTGACTCAG GAAGCCATAATGTGTCTTCTGGGTCTGGAAGTAGTTTAAGAAGTAACATTTCCGCCGATGTTGAATCTTCTGACCAAAGTGAAACTGCTGGCCTTGGTGGTAGTGGCAAAGTTACCTGTCCTACTGGCAAGACCCTATCTGGATCTCCTTTTGTGGCTTAG